In Chromobacterium rhizoryzae, one genomic interval encodes:
- a CDS encoding Y-family DNA polymerase, which produces MNNSFYASCERVFNPRLAGAPIVVLSNNDGCIVSRSAEAKALGVPMGAPYFLHKARLEQLGVAVFSSNYTLYGDLSGRAMRLLAGFARAQEVYSIDECFLDIGGEPEPERLAQRMRDAMSRGLGLPVCVGIGPSKTLAKLANHLAKLDPSRDGVMNLQALDAAERRTLLAEVAVEEIWGVGRKLSAKLRLERIGHAAALAAADRDWLIRRFGVTVARIADELDGLSCLSLEEALPPRQSLMSTRSFGHKVTRLEEAREAVAMHAAQVAERLRRQGSLASFLQVSLQRGVYQQGTVQRDSEVVPLLPASADSRVLAAAAGRAVERLWRPGAGYQKCGVMAWQLVDAERAQPDLFAEGPDPEKARRLMAALDAINHRMGRGTVKLLAEGLEQPWKMKQDMLSPAYTTRWEDIPVAKAK; this is translated from the coding sequence CTGAACAATTCCTTCTACGCTTCCTGCGAGCGGGTGTTCAACCCGCGCCTGGCCGGCGCGCCCATTGTCGTGTTGTCCAACAACGACGGCTGCATCGTGTCGCGCTCGGCCGAGGCCAAGGCGCTGGGCGTGCCGATGGGCGCGCCTTACTTCCTGCACAAGGCGCGGCTGGAGCAGCTGGGCGTGGCGGTGTTCTCGTCCAATTACACGCTGTACGGCGATTTGTCCGGCCGCGCGATGCGGCTATTGGCCGGCTTCGCGCGCGCGCAGGAAGTGTATTCGATAGACGAATGCTTTCTGGACATCGGCGGCGAACCGGAACCGGAGCGGCTGGCGCAGCGGATGCGCGACGCCATGTCGCGCGGCCTGGGCCTGCCGGTATGCGTCGGCATCGGCCCCAGCAAGACCTTGGCCAAGCTGGCCAACCACCTGGCCAAGCTGGACCCGTCCCGCGACGGGGTGATGAATCTGCAAGCGCTGGACGCGGCGGAGCGGCGAACGCTGCTGGCCGAGGTGGCGGTGGAGGAGATCTGGGGCGTGGGCCGCAAGCTGTCGGCCAAGCTGCGTCTGGAGCGCATCGGCCACGCCGCGGCGCTGGCGGCGGCGGACCGGGATTGGCTGATCCGCCGTTTCGGCGTCACCGTGGCGCGCATCGCCGACGAACTGGACGGCCTGTCCTGCCTGAGTCTGGAGGAGGCGCTGCCGCCGCGGCAATCCTTGATGTCCACGCGCTCCTTCGGCCACAAGGTGACGCGTTTGGAAGAGGCGCGCGAGGCGGTGGCGATGCACGCGGCGCAGGTGGCGGAGCGCTTGCGGCGCCAGGGCTCGCTGGCTTCCTTTCTGCAGGTGAGCTTGCAGCGCGGTGTGTATCAGCAAGGCACGGTGCAGCGCGACAGCGAGGTGGTGCCCTTGTTGCCGGCCAGCGCGGACAGCCGGGTGCTGGCGGCCGCGGCCGGGCGGGCGGTGGAGCGTTTGTGGCGGCCCGGCGCCGGCTATCAGAAATGCGGGGTGATGGCCTGGCAGCTGGTGGACGCGGAACGGGCGCAGCCGGATTTGTTCGCGGAGGGACCGGATCCGGAAAAGGCGCGGCGCCTGATGGCGGCGCTGGACGCGATCAACCATCGCATGGGCCGCGGCACGGTCAAGCTGTTGGCGGAAGGGCTGGAGCAGCCGTGGAAGATGAAGCAGGACATGTTGTCGCCGGCCTACACCACGCGCTGGGAGGACATCCCGGTGGCGAAGGCGAAGTAG
- a CDS encoding exonuclease domain-containing protein: MPLLICNLRGQGGGYSAIKPPRAALESQTLNPLFAQPCAIVDLETTGGHISRDRITEVGVILIDGDRVERFSSLINPGQPIPPFIENMTGISDAMVAAAPSFADLAERLLTMLSGRLFLAHNARFDYGFLKNEFRRAGLRFQSQSLCTVKLSRRLYPQFFKHSLDSLIERYDIRLPERHRALADAEAVHRFLGIASQELGEAAVGAAMAAVLAAPPELAGLPAALQEQLELLPDVPGVYALYGEEGKPLYVGKGGNLRTRVLAHFAAVKGGGKSREVHIGEPIGRVEWQETLGEFGAHLLELRLIHALKPQHNHRGKLSPELCSIQLETEDGFTRPKVVYARELDFSRTADLYGLFRHAREARKILAEIALGNALCQSVLGVEAVTSRKGAPCAALKLGRCRGACIGREPAEVHNIRLLGALAKLKVKAWPFAGAIAVVETDEVTGERAEHVFDRWCYLGSRQGDGGPLEGAPSFDLDSYKLLEGWLRKPAEGTALREL; this comes from the coding sequence ATGCCGCTCTTGATTTGCAACCTGCGGGGCCAGGGCGGCGGCTATAGTGCAATCAAGCCGCCGCGCGCCGCACTTGAAAGCCAGACATTGAACCCTCTGTTTGCCCAGCCTTGCGCCATCGTCGACTTGGAAACCACCGGCGGCCACATCAGCCGCGACCGCATTACCGAGGTGGGCGTCATCCTGATCGACGGCGACCGGGTGGAGCGCTTCAGCTCTCTGATCAACCCCGGCCAGCCCATCCCTCCCTTCATCGAGAACATGACCGGCATCTCCGACGCCATGGTGGCGGCGGCGCCGAGCTTCGCCGATCTGGCCGAGCGCTTGCTGACCATGCTGTCCGGCCGCCTGTTCCTGGCGCACAACGCGCGCTTCGATTACGGCTTCCTGAAAAACGAATTCCGCCGCGCCGGACTGCGCTTTCAGAGCCAGTCGCTGTGCACGGTCAAGCTGTCGCGCCGGCTCTACCCGCAGTTTTTCAAGCACAGCCTGGACAGCCTGATAGAGCGTTACGACATTCGCCTGCCGGAGCGGCACCGGGCCTTGGCGGACGCGGAAGCGGTGCATCGCTTCCTAGGCATCGCCAGCCAGGAACTGGGCGAAGCGGCCGTGGGCGCGGCGATGGCGGCGGTATTGGCCGCGCCGCCGGAACTGGCCGGCCTGCCGGCGGCGCTGCAAGAGCAACTGGAGCTGCTGCCGGACGTGCCGGGGGTGTACGCGCTGTACGGGGAGGAGGGCAAACCCTTGTACGTGGGCAAGGGCGGCAATCTGCGCACGCGGGTGCTGGCGCATTTCGCCGCGGTCAAGGGCGGCGGCAAGAGCCGCGAGGTGCATATCGGCGAGCCCATCGGCCGGGTGGAGTGGCAGGAGACCCTGGGCGAGTTCGGCGCGCATTTGCTGGAACTGCGCTTGATTCACGCCTTGAAGCCGCAGCATAACCACCGCGGCAAGCTGAGCCCGGAGTTGTGCTCCATCCAGCTGGAGACGGAGGACGGCTTCACCCGCCCCAAGGTGGTGTACGCGCGCGAGCTGGATTTCAGCCGCACCGCGGATTTGTACGGCCTGTTCCGCCATGCGCGGGAGGCGCGCAAGATCCTGGCGGAAATCGCGCTGGGCAACGCGTTGTGCCAGTCGGTATTGGGCGTGGAGGCGGTGACCAGCCGCAAGGGCGCGCCGTGCGCGGCTTTGAAGCTGGGCCGCTGCCGCGGCGCCTGCATCGGCCGCGAGCCGGCGGAGGTGCACAATATCCGGCTGCTGGGCGCCTTGGCCAAGTTGAAGGTGAAGGCCTGGCCGTTCGCCGGCGCCATCGCGGTGGTGGAAACCGACGAGGTGACCGGCGAGCGCGCCGAGCATGTGTTCGACCGCTGGTGCTATCTGGGCTCGCGCCAGGGCGACGGCGGCCCGCTGGAGGGCGCGCCGTCCTTTGACCTGGACAGCTATAAGCTGCTGGAAGGCTGGCTGCGCAAGCCGGCGGAGGGCACGGCGCTGCGCGAGCTGTGA
- a CDS encoding DMT family transporter, whose translation MLTLAMMTVGSTVIASKFIAGSMPPFFATALRFALALPVLIPLLLLQRERWPKLTRSDGFLLLLQAGAGSVGYTTLLISGLSYLPAADAGVIIGTLPAVSALFSVMVLGERPSARLLIAVGLATIGVMAVAWKGSGPLSLIGMACILGAVVCESAFILLNKRMRAPLRPLLQTTAMTVLGLLVSLPVAFLELPFAMPGSEAIAAVIWYALVPTVGGFLLWYGGAARVSGSEAATFTAVAPLTAVLLAALVLGEQIEMSQAVGVAAVMLAILVLTIPARLKPVPQV comes from the coding sequence ATGTTGACGTTGGCGATGATGACCGTTGGTTCTACCGTGATCGCCTCAAAATTCATCGCTGGGAGCATGCCTCCTTTTTTTGCGACGGCGCTGCGGTTTGCTCTCGCACTGCCTGTGTTGATTCCCTTGCTTCTCCTGCAGAGGGAGAGGTGGCCAAAACTGACGCGCAGCGACGGGTTTTTGCTTCTGCTCCAGGCGGGGGCGGGGAGCGTCGGTTACACGACCTTGTTGATTTCCGGCCTGTCCTATCTTCCTGCCGCCGATGCGGGCGTAATCATTGGAACGCTCCCCGCGGTCTCCGCGCTTTTTTCTGTCATGGTTTTGGGGGAGCGGCCAAGCGCGCGGCTGCTCATTGCGGTAGGGCTCGCCACCATTGGCGTGATGGCAGTGGCGTGGAAAGGCTCCGGGCCGCTGTCTCTCATCGGCATGGCCTGCATTTTGGGGGCCGTCGTCTGCGAAAGCGCTTTCATTCTGCTCAACAAGCGCATGCGAGCGCCTTTGCGGCCATTGTTGCAGACCACGGCGATGACGGTTCTGGGTCTGTTGGTGTCCTTGCCCGTTGCCTTCCTCGAGCTGCCGTTTGCCATGCCGGGTTCCGAGGCGATTGCGGCGGTGATCTGGTATGCGCTGGTGCCGACCGTCGGCGGTTTTCTGTTGTGGTATGGCGGGGCCGCGCGGGTAAGCGGAAGCGAAGCCGCCACATTCACCGCCGTTGCGCCCTTGACTGCGGTGCTGCTTGCCGCGCTGGTTCTGGGCGAGCAAATTGAAATGAGCCAAGCCGTCGGCGTCGCGGCGGTGATGCTCGCCATTCTGGTGCTGACGATTCCGGCGCGTTTGAAGCCGGTGCCGCAAGTGTGA
- a CDS encoding B3/B4 domain-containing protein, whose product MYFHHSDEVWGRFPELRALVLVLRQAGNAGLNAGALDSTYAEVAALQAERAESEVPSLQVWRQTYAEMGLKPTQYRCAAEALLRRFRKEGCLPHVLPLIDALNAESMHAAIPIAAFDCACLRGGVVVRPANGLEAYQAFSGEIERPAVGEIIFADEDHQAHSRRWVFRQGAQSVISPTTDTVLMVAEALHPQAWEDLQALRDRIGIRMGEMGVAIAEEDMLSPSNRRFEFSL is encoded by the coding sequence ATGTACTTTCATCATTCTGACGAAGTGTGGGGGCGATTCCCGGAACTGAGAGCCCTGGTTCTGGTTCTGCGACAGGCTGGAAACGCCGGACTGAATGCGGGAGCGCTTGACTCCACTTATGCAGAGGTTGCCGCTCTGCAGGCGGAGAGGGCCGAGAGCGAGGTCCCGTCGCTGCAGGTATGGCGCCAAACCTATGCTGAGATGGGCTTGAAGCCCACGCAGTATCGCTGCGCGGCAGAGGCGCTGCTGCGTCGTTTCCGGAAGGAGGGATGCCTACCTCATGTCTTGCCGCTGATCGACGCGCTTAACGCGGAGTCCATGCATGCGGCCATTCCGATTGCGGCATTCGATTGCGCATGCCTTAGAGGAGGCGTGGTGGTCAGACCGGCGAACGGTCTGGAGGCGTATCAGGCATTTTCCGGCGAGATTGAGCGGCCGGCCGTGGGTGAAATCATTTTTGCCGATGAGGATCATCAGGCGCATTCCCGCCGCTGGGTTTTCCGGCAAGGCGCTCAGTCGGTGATTTCGCCGACCACGGACACCGTGCTGATGGTGGCCGAGGCGCTTCACCCGCAGGCATGGGAAGATTTGCAGGCCTTGCGTGATCGGATTGGCATCCGGATGGGTGAAATGGGTGTGGCGATTGCCGAGGAAGACATGTTGTCGCCCTCAAACCGGCGTTTCGAGTTTTCCCTGTGA
- the ubiB gene encoding ubiquinone biosynthesis regulatory protein kinase UbiB — MRTSRFIKIVSTFYRFGLDDFLEGHSKLGFVHKLFGLLPLRRDTSAPLPQRVRLALESLGPIFVKFGQVLSTRRDLLPPDYADELARLQDRVPPYDGLQAREMIERSLGRKVDELYVDFDNTPVASASVAQVHKAWLRQPDGGRGREVAVKVLRPGIQPVIEQDLALMGTLAGWVEKLFTDGKRLKPREVVAEFDKYLHDELDMMHEAANASQLRRNFKNSDMLIVPEVFYDYTSRDVLTLEWMHGIPVGQVDRLREAGVDLSKLSRFGVEIFFTQVFRHGFFHADMHPGNIFVAADGRYIALDFGIVGTLTDTDKHYLAVNFLAFFNRDYHRVATAHIESGWVPKDTRAEELEAAVRTVCEPIFEKPLSEISFGMVLLRLFETSRRFNVEIQPQLVLLQKTLLNIEGLGRQLDPNLDLWDTAKPFLTKWMNEQIGWRGLLRTLKHEAPQWATTLPTLPRKLNDALSSANSELLISGYIQLMREQKRQNWLLALIAVLLAALLLKNWL, encoded by the coding sequence ATGCGGACTTCGCGCTTCATCAAGATCGTTTCCACCTTCTACCGCTTCGGCCTGGACGACTTCCTGGAAGGCCATTCCAAGCTCGGCTTCGTCCACAAGCTGTTCGGCCTGCTGCCGCTGCGTCGCGACACCAGCGCGCCGCTGCCGCAGCGGGTACGGCTGGCGCTGGAAAGCCTGGGACCCATCTTCGTCAAATTCGGCCAGGTGCTGTCCACCCGCCGCGATCTGCTGCCGCCGGACTACGCGGACGAACTGGCCCGGCTGCAAGACCGGGTGCCGCCCTACGACGGCCTGCAGGCGCGCGAGATGATAGAACGCAGCCTGGGCCGCAAGGTGGACGAACTCTACGTCGATTTCGACAACACCCCGGTGGCCAGCGCCTCCGTAGCCCAGGTGCACAAGGCCTGGCTGCGCCAGCCCGACGGCGGCCGCGGCCGCGAAGTGGCGGTCAAGGTGCTGCGCCCCGGCATCCAGCCGGTGATCGAGCAAGACCTGGCGCTGATGGGCACGCTGGCCGGCTGGGTGGAAAAACTGTTCACCGACGGCAAGCGGCTGAAGCCGCGCGAAGTGGTGGCCGAGTTCGACAAATACCTGCACGACGAACTGGACATGATGCACGAGGCCGCCAACGCCTCACAGCTGCGCCGCAACTTCAAGAACTCGGACATGCTGATCGTGCCCGAGGTGTTCTACGACTACACCAGCCGCGACGTGCTGACGCTGGAATGGATGCACGGCATCCCGGTGGGCCAGGTGGACCGGCTGCGCGAAGCCGGCGTGGACCTGTCCAAGCTCAGCCGCTTCGGCGTGGAAATCTTCTTCACCCAGGTGTTCCGCCACGGCTTCTTCCACGCCGACATGCACCCGGGCAATATCTTCGTCGCCGCCGACGGCCGCTACATCGCGCTGGACTTCGGCATCGTCGGCACCCTGACCGACACCGACAAGCACTATCTGGCGGTCAACTTCCTCGCCTTCTTCAACCGCGACTACCACCGCGTGGCCACCGCCCACATCGAATCAGGCTGGGTGCCGAAAGACACCCGCGCCGAGGAGCTGGAAGCGGCGGTGCGCACCGTGTGCGAACCCATCTTCGAGAAGCCGCTGTCGGAAATCTCCTTCGGCATGGTGCTGCTGCGCCTGTTCGAAACCAGCCGCCGCTTCAATGTGGAAATCCAGCCGCAACTGGTGCTGCTGCAAAAGACCCTGCTCAATATCGAAGGCCTGGGCCGCCAACTGGATCCCAATCTGGATCTGTGGGACACCGCCAAGCCCTTCCTGACCAAGTGGATGAACGAACAGATAGGCTGGCGCGGCCTGCTGCGCACGCTGAAGCACGAAGCGCCGCAATGGGCCACCACCCTGCCCACGCTGCCGCGCAAGCTGAATGACGCGCTGTCCTCCGCCAACAGCGAGCTGCTGATCAGCGGCTACATCCAGCTGATGCGGGAACAGAAGCGCCAGAACTGGCTGTTGGCGCTGATCGCCGTTCTGCTGGCGGCCTTGCTGCTGAAAAACTGGCTCTGA
- a CDS encoding ubiquinone biosynthesis accessory factor UbiJ has product MGIQIAAFNHLLNQHPAVRAELAAHAGRRVAVALPPFHVAGVFTDDGWLAACEGEPEATVRLKHAVALAAAAGRDPALSDIQLEGDAELAAAVGRLLGRLQWNAAEDLSRLVGDAAAQRAETLARGLLGFKGQVAWRLAANWVEHLREETPVLAGRRQVQGFVAAVDTLRDDAGRLEKRLARLQAALQQEQTKA; this is encoded by the coding sequence ATGGGCATCCAGATCGCGGCATTCAACCACCTGTTGAACCAACACCCGGCGGTGCGGGCGGAACTGGCCGCGCACGCCGGCCGGCGCGTCGCCGTGGCGCTGCCGCCCTTCCACGTGGCCGGCGTGTTCACCGACGACGGCTGGCTGGCCGCCTGCGAGGGCGAGCCGGAAGCCACGGTGCGGCTCAAACACGCCGTCGCGCTGGCGGCGGCGGCCGGGCGCGACCCGGCGCTGAGCGACATCCAGCTGGAAGGCGACGCCGAACTGGCCGCCGCCGTCGGCCGCCTGCTGGGCCGCCTGCAATGGAACGCCGCCGAGGATCTGTCCCGGCTGGTGGGCGACGCCGCCGCCCAGCGCGCGGAAACCCTGGCCCGCGGCCTGCTCGGCTTCAAGGGCCAGGTGGCCTGGCGGCTGGCCGCCAACTGGGTGGAGCATCTGCGCGAGGAAACGCCGGTGCTGGCCGGCCGCCGCCAGGTGCAAGGCTTCGTCGCCGCGGTGGACACCTTGCGCGACGACGCCGGCCGCCTGGAAAAACGCCTGGCGCGGCTGCAGGCCGCGCTGCAACAAGAACAGACAAAGGCCTGA
- the ubiE gene encoding bifunctional demethylmenaquinone methyltransferase/2-methoxy-6-polyprenyl-1,4-benzoquinol methylase UbiE has protein sequence MDKTTHFGFKTVAESEKAAKVADVFHSVAKKYDVMNDLMSGGLHRVWKHFTLTTSGVKAGDKVLDIAGGTGDLSRGWAKRVGKSGEVWLTDINSSMLTVGRDRLLDDGLVLPVSLADAEKLPFPDNYFDAVSVAFGLRNMTHKDAALKEMCRVLKPGGKLMVLEFSKVWKPLSPFYDFYSFKALPVMGKLVANDPDSYQYLAESIRMHPDQETLKQMMLDAGFGKVDYHNMSGGVVALHKGYKF, from the coding sequence ATGGACAAGACGACCCACTTCGGCTTCAAGACCGTTGCCGAAAGCGAAAAAGCCGCCAAGGTGGCCGATGTGTTCCACTCGGTGGCCAAGAAATACGATGTGATGAACGACCTGATGTCCGGCGGGCTGCACCGGGTGTGGAAACACTTCACCCTGACCACTTCTGGCGTCAAGGCCGGCGACAAGGTGCTGGACATCGCCGGCGGCACCGGCGACCTGTCGCGCGGCTGGGCCAAGCGCGTGGGCAAGAGCGGCGAAGTATGGCTGACCGACATCAACAGCTCCATGCTGACCGTGGGCCGCGACCGGCTGCTGGACGACGGCCTGGTGCTGCCGGTGTCCTTGGCCGACGCCGAGAAGCTGCCCTTCCCCGACAATTACTTCGACGCGGTGTCGGTGGCTTTCGGCCTGCGCAATATGACCCACAAGGACGCGGCGCTGAAGGAAATGTGCCGGGTGCTGAAGCCGGGCGGCAAGCTGATGGTGCTGGAGTTCTCCAAAGTCTGGAAACCGCTGTCGCCGTTCTACGACTTCTACTCCTTCAAAGCGCTGCCGGTGATGGGCAAGCTGGTAGCTAACGACCCCGACAGCTACCAGTACCTGGCCGAATCCATCCGCATGCATCCCGATCAGGAAACGCTGAAGCAGATGATGCTGGACGCCGGCTTCGGCAAGGTGGATTACCACAATATGAGCGGCGGCGTGGTGGCCCTGCACAAGGGCTACAAGTTCTAA
- a CDS encoding gamma-butyrobetaine hydroxylase-like domain-containing protein — translation MSGLSPDAPAPQEIQLHAVSRVLEISFDDGARFELPCEYLRVYSPSAEVRGHGAGQEVLQAGKRHVAVTALEPVGHYALKITFDDGHDSGLYSWSYLYELGAKRDQYWQDYLNRLAAAGASRE, via the coding sequence ATGTCCGGACTCTCTCCCGACGCGCCCGCGCCGCAGGAAATCCAGCTGCACGCGGTGTCGCGCGTGCTGGAAATCAGCTTCGACGACGGCGCCCGCTTCGAGCTGCCCTGCGAATACCTGCGCGTCTACTCGCCCTCGGCGGAAGTGCGCGGCCACGGCGCCGGCCAGGAAGTGCTGCAAGCGGGCAAGCGCCATGTCGCCGTCACCGCGCTGGAGCCGGTGGGCCATTACGCGCTGAAGATCACCTTCGACGACGGCCACGACAGCGGACTGTACAGCTGGAGCTATCTATACGAGCTGGGCGCCAAGCGCGACCAGTACTGGCAGGATTATCTCAATCGCCTCGCCGCCGCAGGCGCGAGCAGGGAGTGA
- the queA gene encoding tRNA preQ1(34) S-adenosylmethionine ribosyltransferase-isomerase QueA, producing MQLSDFDYHLPERLIAQHPPAERGASRLLRVAGHDRANLRFTDFIDQVSPGDVMVFNDTRVIKARLFGEKASGGKIEALIERVLDAHTALAHVRASKSPKPGTRLIFADRWEAEMVERHGELFKLRFLAEDNLFDILEASGKLPLPPYIERGAGHEDDERYQTVYARERGAVAAPTAGLHFTEDMLEQLRAKGVQLAYVTLHVGAGTFQPVRVDNIAEHKMHSEIYEVPEITRALIAEAHAAGRKVLSVGTTSMRALESAARGGELAAGCGETDIFITPGYRFRVVDRLLTNFHLPKSTLLMLVSAFAGYEEIRAAYQHAVEQEYRFFSYGDAMLLERKD from the coding sequence ATGCAGCTTTCCGACTTCGACTACCACCTGCCCGAGCGCCTGATCGCCCAGCACCCTCCGGCAGAGCGCGGCGCCAGCCGCCTGCTGCGCGTGGCCGGCCATGACCGCGCCAATCTGCGCTTCACCGACTTCATCGATCAGGTCAGCCCCGGCGACGTGATGGTGTTCAACGACACCCGCGTGATCAAGGCCCGGCTGTTCGGCGAAAAAGCCAGCGGCGGCAAGATCGAGGCGCTGATAGAACGCGTGCTGGACGCGCATACCGCGCTGGCCCACGTCCGCGCGTCCAAATCGCCCAAACCCGGCACCCGGCTGATCTTCGCCGATCGCTGGGAGGCGGAAATGGTAGAGCGCCACGGCGAACTGTTCAAGCTGCGCTTCCTGGCCGAGGACAATCTCTTCGACATCCTGGAAGCTTCCGGCAAGCTGCCGCTGCCGCCTTATATAGAACGCGGCGCCGGCCACGAGGATGACGAGCGCTACCAAACCGTCTACGCCCGCGAGCGCGGCGCGGTGGCCGCGCCCACCGCCGGCCTGCACTTCACCGAAGACATGCTGGAACAGCTGCGCGCCAAGGGCGTGCAACTGGCCTACGTCACCCTGCACGTCGGCGCCGGCACCTTCCAGCCGGTGCGGGTGGACAATATCGCCGAGCACAAGATGCACAGCGAAATCTACGAAGTGCCGGAAATCACTCGCGCGCTGATCGCAGAAGCCCACGCCGCCGGCCGCAAAGTGCTGTCGGTGGGCACCACCAGCATGCGCGCGCTGGAATCCGCCGCGCGCGGCGGCGAACTGGCCGCCGGCTGCGGCGAAACCGACATCTTCATCACCCCGGGCTACCGCTTCCGGGTGGTGGACCGCCTGCTGACCAATTTCCACCTGCCCAAGTCCACGCTGCTGATGTTGGTGTCCGCCTTCGCCGGCTACGAGGAAATCCGCGCCGCCTACCAGCACGCGGTGGAGCAGGAATACCGTTTCTTCAGCTACGGCGACGCCATGCTGCTGGAACGCAAAGACTGA
- the aroQ gene encoding type II 3-dehydroquinate dehydratase has translation MTGKILVLHGPNLNLLGQREPQHYGRETLDDINQRLEQQASAAGFELSALQSNAEHVLIDRVQQCLHDGTAFILVNPAAFTHTSVALRDALAAVQVPFIEVHLSNVHAREPFRKHSYFSDLAVGVICGLGAHGYELALAHAIRHLAAQA, from the coding sequence TTGACCGGAAAAATCCTCGTGTTGCACGGCCCCAACCTCAATCTGCTGGGACAGCGGGAGCCGCAGCACTACGGCCGGGAAACGCTTGACGATATCAACCAGCGGCTGGAACAGCAGGCTAGCGCCGCGGGGTTTGAATTGTCGGCATTGCAGAGCAATGCGGAACATGTGTTGATTGATCGCGTGCAGCAGTGCCTGCATGACGGTACTGCCTTCATTCTGGTCAATCCGGCCGCTTTCACCCATACCAGCGTCGCCTTGCGCGACGCGCTGGCGGCGGTGCAAGTGCCGTTTATCGAAGTCCACCTTTCCAACGTTCATGCCCGCGAACCGTTCCGCAAGCATTCCTATTTCTCCGACCTCGCGGTCGGCGTGATCTGCGGACTCGGCGCCCACGGCTATGAACTGGCGCTTGCGCACGCCATCCGGCATCTTGCCGCGCAGGCCTAA
- the accB gene encoding acetyl-CoA carboxylase biotin carboxyl carrier protein, translating into MDLRKLKKLIDLVEESGIAELEVTEGEEKVRITRVSAAPQMAYAQPMTALQVPNAQAAAVAAPAAEAAAPANNDKNAMKSPMVGTFYRSPSPGAKSFIEVGQSVNAGDTLCIIEAMKLMNEIEADRSGVVKAVLVEDGQPVEFGEPLFIIE; encoded by the coding sequence ATGGATCTCCGTAAACTCAAGAAGCTGATCGATCTCGTCGAGGAATCCGGCATCGCCGAACTCGAAGTGACCGAGGGGGAAGAAAAAGTCCGCATTACCCGCGTATCCGCCGCGCCGCAGATGGCCTACGCTCAGCCGATGACCGCGCTGCAAGTGCCCAACGCCCAAGCCGCCGCCGTGGCCGCTCCGGCAGCCGAAGCCGCCGCGCCGGCCAACAACGACAAGAACGCGATGAAGTCGCCGATGGTGGGCACCTTCTATCGCTCACCGAGCCCGGGCGCCAAGAGCTTCATCGAAGTGGGGCAGAGCGTCAACGCCGGCGACACCCTGTGCATCATCGAAGCGATGAAGCTGATGAACGAGATCGAAGCCGACCGCTCCGGCGTGGTCAAGGCCGTTCTGGTCGAAGACGGCCAGCCGGTGGAATTCGGCGAGCCGTTGTTCATCATCGAGTAA